The region GTGCAAGTGTGCTTATAAAAGAGGAAGATTTTTATTCTTTAACTTGGGAATATCTATTAAAATGTAAAGAGAACAATATAGTCCATACAGAGATATTTTTTGACCCACAAACTCATACCCAAAGGGGAATACCATTTTATACAGTTATAAAAGGTATCACAGAAGCTTTAAATGATGCAAAAGATGAATTGGGTATCACTTCTCAACTAATAATGTGTTTTTTAAGACACTTAAGTCAAGAAGAGTGTTTTAAAACTTTAAATGAAGCTATAGAGTTTAAACATGATATTATAGGTATTGGTTTAGATTCTTCAGAGATAGGAAATCCACCTTCAAAGTTTAAAGAAGTATTTAAAAAAGCAAGAGAAGAGGGCTTTAAAATAGTTGCTCACGCGGGAGAAGAAGCTGATTGTTCATATATAGTTGAAGCTTTAGATTTATTAAAAGTTGAAAGAATAGACCATGGAGTACAAGTAATAAACTCAAAATCTTTGATAGAAAGATTAATAAAAGAACAAATACCCCTTACAGTTTGTCCAAATTCAAATATTGAACTAAAAGTTTTTGAAAGCTATAAGAAACACAATATAAAAGAGCTTTTAGATTTAGGATTAAATGTTACAGTTAACTCTGATGACCCAGCTTATTTCAAAGGTTACTTAAATCAAAACTTTATAAATATTTATAAAAATCTAAATTTATCAAAAGAGGATATAGTAAAACTAGTAAGAAATTCTTTTAATGCTTCTTTTATTGATGAAGAGCTTAAAAAAATATATTTAGAAAAAGTAGATAAAATACTTGAGAGTTTTTAAACATATTTAGATAAGATTGTAGCTAACTACTACAAAGGATAAGTATGAATAAGATATTAAACTATATAAAAATTGATGAGTT is a window of Halarcobacter sp. DNA encoding:
- a CDS encoding adenosine deaminase, translating into MIDLIKKLPKAELHLHIEGTLEPELMLELAQRNSIDIPYSTVEDIEKAYNFTDLQSFLDIYYEGASVLIKEEDFYSLTWEYLLKCKENNIVHTEIFFDPQTHTQRGIPFYTVIKGITEALNDAKDELGITSQLIMCFLRHLSQEECFKTLNEAIEFKHDIIGIGLDSSEIGNPPSKFKEVFKKAREEGFKIVAHAGEEADCSYIVEALDLLKVERIDHGVQVINSKSLIERLIKEQIPLTVCPNSNIELKVFESYKKHNIKELLDLGLNVTVNSDDPAYFKGYLNQNFINIYKNLNLSKEDIVKLVRNSFNASFIDEELKKIYLEKVDKILESF